DNA from Mycobacterium bourgelatii:
CACGTTCCCATTCGACCAGGTGCGGGTGCTGATCGTGGGCCAGGATCCCTACCCCACGCCCGGACACGCGGTGGGGCTGAGCTTTTCGGTGGCTCCACACGTGCGTCCGTTACCCCGCAGCCTGGCCAACATCTTCGACGAATACACCACCGACCTGGGCCATCCGCCACCGTCCTGCGGCGACCTGTCACCGTGGGCGCAGCGCGGAGTGATGTTGCTGAACAGGGTGCTCACCGTGCGTCCCAACAACCCGGCCTCCCACCGCGGCAAGGGCTGGGAAGCCGTTACCGAGTGCGCGATCAGGGCTTTGGTTGCGCGCAAACAGCCGCTGGTCGCGATCCTTTGGGGCCGCGACGCGTCGACGCTCAAGCCCATCCTCGCCGCCGGCGACTGTGTCTGCATCGAGTCGCCCCACCCGTCTCCGTTGTCGGCGTCTCGCGGGTTCTT
Protein-coding regions in this window:
- a CDS encoding uracil-DNA glycosylase; amino-acid sequence: MTARPLSELVDPGWATALEPVTGQVAQLGQFLRSEIAAGRGYLPAGPNVLRAFTFPFDQVRVLIVGQDPYPTPGHAVGLSFSVAPHVRPLPRSLANIFDEYTTDLGHPPPSCGDLSPWAQRGVMLLNRVLTVRPNNPASHRGKGWEAVTECAIRALVARKQPLVAILWGRDASTLKPILAAGDCVCIESPHPSPLSASRGFFGSRPFSRANDLLAGMGAEPIDWLLP